From Spartinivicinus ruber, the proteins below share one genomic window:
- a CDS encoding S1C family serine protease, which translates to MNGILMVMWSNSRYSKISSWFILVLTIIVPNSFAKSLADSIQQIKPSVVGVATYLPTRSPPVNLLGTGFVVDDGYHVVTNAHVIPAKLNLAKKERLVVLYGQGRKPSMREARVFKADEAHDLALLRLKGTTLKPLTLGDSSQVREGDKIAFTGYPIGLVLGLYPATHHGIVASITPVAIPVASAKELDITHIQRLRSPYNVFQLDATAYPGNSGSPVFLATTGEVIGIVNKVFVKQTKESVLEKPSGITYAIPIKYVKALIKP; encoded by the coding sequence GTGAATGGAATCTTAATGGTGATGTGGAGTAATTCAAGGTATTCTAAAATTAGTAGCTGGTTCATTTTAGTATTAACTATCATCGTACCAAATAGTTTTGCTAAATCATTAGCTGATTCTATACAACAAATCAAGCCAAGTGTTGTAGGGGTGGCAACTTATTTGCCAACTAGAAGCCCTCCAGTCAACTTATTAGGTACTGGGTTTGTTGTTGATGATGGGTATCATGTGGTGACCAACGCACATGTTATACCAGCTAAACTGAATCTGGCTAAAAAAGAACGTTTGGTTGTACTTTATGGGCAAGGTAGAAAGCCATCAATGAGGGAAGCGAGGGTTTTTAAAGCTGATGAGGCTCATGACTTAGCATTGCTACGACTTAAAGGAACAACATTAAAACCTTTAACATTAGGGGATTCCAGTCAAGTGAGAGAGGGCGATAAAATAGCTTTTACTGGTTATCCCATAGGGCTGGTGTTAGGTTTATATCCTGCGACCCACCATGGTATTGTGGCCAGTATTACCCCAGTGGCTATTCCTGTTGCTTCTGCAAAAGAGTTAGATATAACGCATATTCAACGGTTGCGAAGCCCATATAATGTTTTTCAACTGGATGCGACGGCTTATCCGGGCAATAGTGGCAGTCCAGTATTTTTAGCGACAACCGGTGAAGTGATTGGAATTGTAAATAAAGTATTTGTTAAGCAAACAAAAGAGTCGGTTTTAGAAAAACCAAGTGGAATTACTTACGCGATTCCAATTAAATATGTAAAGGCACTAATTAAACCTTAA
- a CDS encoding acyl-CoA ligase (AMP-forming), exosortase A system-associated yields the protein MSLLLHEIAIKQNTTTPEASAIGYKDITYTYQEVVDSIWQVANGLMNLGLSRHERVAIYLPKLPEAVFSMMGASAAGGVFVPVNPILKPEQVRYILQDCNVRVLITNAARLKQLTPELSQCHDLRQVVLIDESTTEQSSPQPVISWQALLDCSSQQFSTDAIDMDMAAILYTSGSTGRPKGVVLSHRNMVTGAHSVAAYLENHPQDKILAVLPFSFDYGLSQLTTAFSVGACCYLMDYLLPRDVIKAVNKYQITGLAAVPPLWVQLADLPWPTETSSHLRYITNSGGAMPTATLEKLQHQLPKTAPYLMYGLTEAFRSSYLPPSELAKRPTSMGKAIPNTELLVINEAGEICEANEPGELVHRGSLVALGYWNDQTRTKERFKPAPNPVNGIPTPELAVWSGDLVKKDEEGFLYFIGRNDDMIKTSGYRVSPTEVEEVVYASNLVAEVAALGIPHLQLGQAIVLAVTAKPETSIDETAIINLCKQKLPNFMIPQKIVSYQTLPRNPNGKIDRKALVSGLPGLFE from the coding sequence ATGAGCCTACTTTTACACGAAATAGCCATCAAACAAAACACTACCACACCTGAAGCATCAGCCATAGGTTACAAAGATATTACTTACACCTACCAGGAAGTAGTTGATAGCATCTGGCAAGTAGCCAATGGCTTAATGAATCTAGGGCTAAGCCGCCATGAGCGGGTGGCAATTTACTTACCTAAATTACCAGAGGCAGTATTCAGTATGATGGGAGCATCAGCTGCTGGTGGCGTATTTGTTCCTGTTAATCCCATACTCAAACCCGAGCAAGTCCGTTATATTTTGCAAGACTGTAATGTTCGAGTATTAATCACTAATGCCGCCCGATTAAAACAATTAACCCCCGAGTTATCTCAATGCCATGATCTAAGACAAGTGGTGTTGATTGATGAATCAACCACCGAGCAAAGTAGCCCACAACCAGTTATATCATGGCAAGCGCTATTAGATTGCTCCTCACAGCAGTTTTCGACTGATGCTATCGATATGGATATGGCTGCTATTTTGTATACTTCGGGTAGTACTGGGCGTCCTAAAGGTGTCGTATTATCCCACCGCAATATGGTAACAGGCGCCCATAGCGTCGCAGCCTATTTGGAAAATCACCCTCAAGATAAAATTTTAGCGGTACTGCCTTTTAGTTTCGATTATGGGCTCAGCCAACTGACCACAGCTTTTTCTGTGGGTGCTTGCTGTTATCTGATGGATTATTTATTACCAAGGGATGTCATCAAAGCCGTTAATAAATATCAAATTACCGGCCTGGCGGCGGTCCCCCCCTTATGGGTGCAACTGGCAGACTTACCCTGGCCAACTGAAACCTCCAGTCACCTACGTTATATTACCAACTCTGGTGGAGCCATGCCTACCGCTACTCTTGAGAAGCTACAGCATCAATTGCCAAAAACTGCACCTTATCTGATGTATGGTTTAACCGAAGCGTTTCGCTCCAGTTACCTCCCCCCCAGTGAGCTGGCAAAACGACCTACTTCGATGGGTAAAGCAATCCCTAACACTGAATTATTAGTTATTAATGAAGCTGGAGAAATATGTGAGGCCAATGAGCCTGGCGAATTAGTCCATCGTGGGAGCCTGGTCGCACTGGGCTATTGGAATGATCAAACCAGAACCAAAGAGCGTTTTAAACCAGCACCGAACCCAGTTAATGGGATTCCCACCCCAGAGCTTGCAGTATGGTCTGGGGATCTGGTCAAAAAAGACGAAGAAGGCTTTTTATATTTTATTGGACGCAATGATGACATGATCAAAACCTCAGGCTATCGAGTTAGTCCTACTGAAGTTGAAGAAGTAGTTTATGCTTCTAACTTAGTAGCAGAGGTAGCCGCATTAGGTATTCCTCATTTGCAATTAGGCCAGGCAATTGTCCTAGCGGTGACAGCCAAGCCAGAAACGTCAATTGATGAAACAGCCATTATTAATCTATGTAAGCAAAAATTACCGAACTTTATGATTCCGCAAAAAATCGTCAGTTATCAAACACTGCCAAGGAATCCCAATGGTAAAATTGACCGTAAAGCATTAGTCAGTGGCTTGCCCGGCTTATTCGAATAA
- a CDS encoding pyridoxal-dependent decarboxylase, exosortase A system-associated has protein sequence MQNKPIHAPLKGFTIDDNCLQVAGKPLSQITKIVSSTPFYCYDRQLLNHRVNQLKQALPEPIKLHYAIKANPMPAVVDHMATLVDGLDVASIKELHTALNSGMNSSNISFAGPGKTDQELAAAIAASITINVESMGELKRIEKVGQQLKLKPNIAFRVNPNYELKTSGMKMSGGPKQFGIDAEQLPAILNQLNTGQVNLQGFHIFSGSQNLKVEALIEAHNKTFALAAELAAVSPNPLMKLNIGGGFGIPYFPGEADLDLSPVCQNLSQLIVQYHSSSLNNCELIIELGRYLVGEAGIYVSEVIDIKQSRGQTFLVTNGGLHHHLANSGNFGQVIRKNYPVYLGNKMSEANYEPVQIVGPLCTPLDILGDKVMLPKADIGDLVVITQSGAYGPTASPSEFLSHPPVKEILL, from the coding sequence ATGCAAAATAAACCTATTCATGCACCGTTAAAAGGTTTTACGATCGACGACAACTGTTTACAGGTAGCAGGTAAACCCCTCTCGCAAATTACTAAAATCGTGAGTAGTACCCCCTTTTACTGCTATGACCGGCAACTGCTTAACCATCGGGTTAACCAGTTAAAACAAGCGCTGCCTGAACCAATCAAGCTTCACTACGCGATTAAAGCGAATCCAATGCCCGCTGTTGTTGATCACATGGCAACCCTGGTTGATGGTCTGGATGTCGCTTCTATCAAGGAATTACATACGGCGCTAAACAGCGGAATGAATAGCAGCAACATTAGTTTTGCAGGCCCTGGTAAGACTGACCAAGAACTAGCAGCGGCGATTGCCGCCTCAATCACGATTAATGTTGAGTCAATGGGAGAATTAAAACGAATTGAAAAAGTCGGTCAGCAACTCAAACTTAAACCTAACATCGCCTTTCGGGTCAACCCCAACTATGAGCTAAAAACATCCGGGATGAAAATGTCAGGTGGCCCCAAACAGTTTGGAATTGATGCAGAACAGCTACCAGCAATTCTCAATCAACTTAATACAGGTCAAGTTAATCTACAAGGTTTTCATATTTTTTCAGGCTCACAAAATTTAAAAGTAGAAGCACTGATTGAAGCTCATAATAAAACCTTTGCATTAGCAGCTGAATTAGCTGCTGTTTCTCCCAACCCATTAATGAAATTAAATATTGGTGGTGGTTTTGGGATCCCCTACTTTCCTGGTGAAGCTGACTTGGATTTATCACCCGTCTGTCAAAACCTTTCACAGTTGATTGTCCAATATCACTCATCATCGTTGAATAATTGTGAGTTAATCATTGAGCTAGGCCGTTACCTAGTAGGTGAAGCAGGTATTTATGTCTCGGAAGTCATTGATATTAAGCAGTCTCGTGGCCAAACGTTTTTAGTGACCAATGGTGGGCTCCATCATCACTTAGCTAATTCTGGTAATTTTGGCCAAGTTATTCGCAAAAACTACCCGGTTTATTTAGGCAATAAAATGAGTGAAGCTAACTATGAACCGGTCCAAATTGTCGGCCCATTATGCACGCCACTTGATATTTTAGGCGATAAAGTCATGCTCCCTAAAGCAGACATTGGCGATCTGGTTGTCATTACTCAATCAGGTGCTTATGGCCCCACGGCAAGCCCTTCTGAATTTTTGAGTCACCCACCAGTAAAAGAAATTTTACTTTAA
- a CDS encoding heparinase II/III family protein gives MLGSVLISLAAYGGLQVDHHLSSQAKNDKAAVVVTKQLSEFAVKQLATNLDEHQLDGQPIADHPRVFLNFLQNWKGKTVHPILQERMALFRKRKVISVNPCVYKSALANAGCWVTKPEKAIGEQLVKSLFKFYLMPPRSSGYYGNAWELALAYDLACTYPGFRQEDREEIENRLEKQLEELLDLLADDGLSMWHGRASVASQAFLVAMVLDHSSDHRRELLKKSQAYFLDLMAALDLTEAWPEGYNYWIQNRAIPIALASAAYINGLQHSQKGEKIREIIRRAGHWVVYATRPDDKVEGIGDEGSRVDLKDVSRPYIDFIAQLTQDTELAEYSEYLYQVHQGQSYYDGWRWAFRLFNNPQLVKQPVKSKQLVFAQGKLPVADIFGKGGFNQAYIRSGWSDQDTLISFRAGHQFSHHGHYDAGHFTIHKQSPLAINSSTYGRYDAPHRLNYAIRSVAKNTLLIMRPGEAVQPNRFFKKNVADGGQRLVQPTGSSIPSVSYWYKNLYKGKHLEGGTIARADLSSAYSYLYADLTGAYNNSEYDDNGDIGKVSKVTRELFYLQEQDQLLVHDTIATTNPAYIKKWLLHSVYQPVVKGLKLVQGETHNGIMTSDASEATIVNGNSRLFLKKLLPANSKLNVIGGPDYRYYVDIDGNGHTWDGVNFDKGASNKKWFDPGFWRLELASTASQSVEHFLVALTPRLDTKKLNQSDITILKAEQNYYAVRLKSTVVVFLADANINQLDLDWEAPLKKIYIVGLAPKQQLEVKGKQLSAQKIAANLQGTAVMKIPSQTMQVHIGLLKKLSTKG, from the coding sequence ATGTTGGGTTCAGTATTAATTAGCCTGGCTGCCTATGGTGGCCTTCAGGTTGATCATCATCTTAGTTCCCAGGCAAAAAACGATAAAGCGGCAGTAGTGGTGACCAAGCAACTTTCCGAGTTTGCAGTAAAACAGCTTGCCACTAATCTTGACGAACACCAGCTTGATGGTCAGCCCATTGCTGACCATCCACGAGTATTTTTGAATTTTTTACAAAACTGGAAAGGTAAGACTGTCCATCCTATTTTGCAAGAACGGATGGCACTGTTTAGAAAGCGAAAAGTTATCTCAGTTAATCCTTGTGTTTATAAGTCTGCACTTGCTAATGCGGGCTGTTGGGTGACTAAGCCGGAAAAAGCCATAGGTGAACAGTTAGTTAAAAGCTTGTTTAAATTTTATTTAATGCCGCCTCGATCTAGTGGCTATTATGGTAATGCTTGGGAGTTGGCGCTGGCTTATGATTTAGCTTGTACGTATCCTGGTTTTCGTCAGGAAGATCGCGAAGAAATAGAAAACCGATTAGAAAAACAGCTTGAAGAACTGCTGGATTTATTGGCCGATGATGGGTTGTCAATGTGGCATGGCCGGGCCTCCGTCGCTTCCCAAGCTTTTTTAGTGGCTATGGTATTGGATCATAGTAGTGATCATCGGCGGGAGTTGTTAAAGAAAAGCCAAGCTTATTTTCTGGATTTAATGGCTGCATTGGATTTAACTGAAGCGTGGCCGGAAGGTTATAATTATTGGATACAAAATCGGGCAATTCCCATTGCATTGGCATCAGCTGCTTATATCAATGGATTACAGCATAGCCAAAAGGGGGAGAAAATTCGTGAAATTATCCGGCGCGCAGGCCATTGGGTTGTTTATGCTACTCGTCCAGATGACAAAGTGGAAGGCATCGGTGATGAAGGTTCTCGAGTTGACTTAAAAGATGTTTCCCGCCCTTATATTGACTTTATTGCTCAGTTAACTCAGGACACGGAATTAGCTGAATATTCTGAATATTTGTACCAGGTTCATCAAGGGCAAAGTTATTATGATGGTTGGCGATGGGCTTTTCGCTTATTTAATAATCCGCAGTTGGTAAAGCAGCCAGTTAAATCAAAACAACTGGTTTTTGCTCAAGGCAAGTTGCCTGTTGCTGATATTTTTGGCAAAGGAGGATTTAACCAAGCTTATATTCGTTCTGGCTGGTCTGATCAAGATACCTTGATTAGTTTTCGTGCAGGCCATCAGTTTAGTCATCATGGTCATTATGATGCAGGACATTTTACAATTCACAAACAGTCGCCATTAGCCATTAATAGTAGTACTTATGGTCGTTATGATGCACCTCATCGGCTTAATTATGCAATCCGCTCCGTTGCTAAAAACACCCTATTAATTATGCGCCCTGGAGAGGCAGTACAGCCTAACCGGTTTTTTAAAAAAAATGTTGCTGATGGAGGGCAGCGATTAGTTCAACCAACTGGCAGTTCTATTCCTTCTGTGAGTTATTGGTATAAAAACCTCTATAAAGGTAAACATTTAGAGGGGGGGACTATTGCTAGAGCCGATTTATCATCAGCTTATAGTTATCTCTATGCAGACTTAACCGGTGCTTACAATAACAGTGAGTATGATGATAATGGTGACATTGGCAAAGTGAGTAAAGTGACCCGTGAGCTTTTTTACTTACAAGAACAAGATCAGTTATTGGTACATGATACCATTGCAACAACTAACCCTGCTTATATTAAAAAATGGCTTTTACATAGTGTCTATCAGCCTGTAGTTAAGGGGTTGAAGTTGGTTCAAGGTGAAACTCATAATGGTATTATGACCTCGGATGCATCAGAAGCTACCATTGTTAACGGAAATAGCCGACTTTTTTTGAAAAAATTGTTACCTGCAAACAGCAAGTTAAATGTGATTGGGGGGCCTGACTATCGATATTATGTGGATATTGATGGCAATGGCCATACTTGGGATGGTGTTAATTTTGATAAAGGGGCCTCTAATAAAAAGTGGTTTGATCCTGGTTTTTGGCGTTTAGAGTTAGCCTCAACAGCATCACAGTCAGTTGAACATTTTTTGGTTGCCTTAACTCCCCGGTTGGATACAAAAAAGTTAAATCAAAGTGATATTACTATCCTAAAAGCAGAACAAAACTATTATGCTGTCCGCTTGAAGTCTACAGTTGTAGTGTTTTTAGCGGATGCGAACATTAATCAACTGGATTTAGACTGGGAAGCACCACTTAAAAAAATCTACATCGTTGGGTTGGCCCCTAAACAACAATTAGAAGTAAAAGGAAAGCAGTTGTCTGCTCAAAAAATTGCAGCTAATTTGCAAGGTACAGCTGTGATGAAAATTCCATCACAAACAATGCAAGTGCATATAGGCCTGCTAAAAAAGTTATCAACTAAGGGATAG
- a CDS encoding hydrolase 1, exosortase A system-associated, with amino-acid sequence MSIMNEQPVIFSCLNEKLIGVIHHGEEPGDVGVLIIVGGPQMKTGSHRQFVLLARALAKQNIATMRFDYRGMGDSTGELQGFETINDDIKAAIDEFFKQQPKLQHVVLWGLCDAASAALFYSWRDPRVKGLVLANPWVRSDVGLAQVYVKSYYWSRLLDKNFWRKVFRGQLKITKVATDFHQNITKLLSNRKSAKKVDLANTTSNELAEPTHFIERMHYGWDKFSGKTLLLLSGNDLTAAEFIQLTNSQPQWRQLLKKLTVTQWHCAEANHTFSTARWRKQVEQQTVNWIVGELVNY; translated from the coding sequence ATGAGTATCATGAACGAGCAGCCCGTTATTTTTTCCTGTTTAAATGAAAAGCTCATAGGCGTAATTCACCATGGGGAAGAGCCAGGTGATGTGGGTGTATTAATTATTGTCGGTGGCCCTCAAATGAAAACAGGCAGTCATCGTCAATTTGTCTTATTAGCCAGAGCGTTAGCTAAGCAGAACATTGCCACCATGCGCTTTGATTACCGTGGCATGGGGGATAGCACTGGGGAGTTGCAAGGATTTGAGACAATTAATGATGACATAAAAGCAGCAATTGATGAGTTTTTTAAACAGCAGCCTAAACTGCAACATGTCGTATTGTGGGGATTATGTGATGCAGCATCAGCTGCTTTATTTTACAGTTGGCGAGATCCAAGAGTGAAAGGTTTGGTATTGGCGAACCCTTGGGTACGTTCAGACGTTGGGTTAGCTCAAGTATATGTAAAGAGTTACTACTGGTCTCGACTATTGGATAAAAACTTCTGGCGCAAAGTGTTTCGAGGCCAGTTGAAGATAACCAAGGTAGCCACGGACTTTCATCAAAATATCACAAAGCTTTTGTCAAATCGTAAGTCAGCAAAGAAAGTTGATCTAGCTAATACCACTTCAAATGAATTGGCAGAGCCAACGCATTTTATTGAGAGAATGCATTATGGTTGGGATAAATTTTCAGGTAAAACATTATTACTGCTAAGTGGAAATGATCTTACTGCAGCAGAATTTATTCAACTCACCAACAGTCAACCACAATGGCGACAGTTGCTAAAGAAACTGACAGTTACCCAATGGCATTGTGCAGAAGCCAATCATACATTTTCAACTGCCAGATGGCGGAAGCAAGTAGAGCAGCAAACAGTTAATTGGATTGTGGGTGAGTTGGTTAACTATTAA
- a CDS encoding hydrolase 2, exosortase A system-associated: MDRLQISPHFISSQIGQLFAVHYVPPPTTPTQGYVIHIPAFAEEMNKSRHIVSKQARLMAEQGWQVVVFDLSGTGDSEGLLVEVDWPCWLNDIQTVVDWLVTDQLPIVLWGLRLGASLAVDYLKQLSQSVNFHLLLWQPVIKGQPFLQQFLRMRLAADLLGEQTGETVKLLREQLKKEGSLEVAGYLLPYPLTSTIDQLDLTQQLLPSTVQVIWLEIVRDANASFSIPSQKTITAWQQNNNKVYQAKIFADPFWTTQELTKGDEFIEQSLHYLSQLLAKPELKQPVASLEG; encoded by the coding sequence ATGGATAGGCTTCAAATATCGCCACATTTTATTTCAAGTCAAATCGGTCAGCTATTTGCGGTGCATTATGTGCCGCCCCCTACAACACCCACTCAGGGTTATGTTATTCATATACCTGCTTTTGCTGAAGAGATGAATAAGTCCCGCCATATTGTCAGTAAACAAGCTAGGCTAATGGCAGAGCAAGGTTGGCAGGTAGTAGTGTTTGATTTATCTGGGACAGGGGATAGCGAGGGCTTGCTGGTTGAGGTCGATTGGCCCTGTTGGCTTAACGATATTCAAACAGTGGTAGACTGGCTAGTGACTGATCAGTTACCCATTGTATTGTGGGGGCTTCGTCTAGGTGCTAGTTTAGCCGTTGATTATCTTAAACAATTGTCACAGTCGGTAAATTTTCATTTATTACTTTGGCAACCGGTGATTAAAGGGCAACCTTTTTTACAACAATTTTTAAGGATGCGTTTGGCCGCTGATTTATTAGGTGAGCAAACGGGTGAAACGGTTAAATTATTACGTGAGCAGCTCAAAAAAGAAGGCAGTTTGGAAGTAGCTGGATATTTACTGCCTTACCCATTAACAAGCACTATTGATCAATTGGATTTAACCCAACAGCTATTGCCCTCAACAGTTCAGGTGATTTGGCTTGAAATAGTGCGTGATGCAAATGCTTCATTTTCTATACCCAGTCAAAAAACGATTACAGCATGGCAACAAAATAATAATAAAGTTTACCAAGCAAAAATCTTCGCTGATCCTTTTTGGACAACCCAAGAGTTAACAAAAGGTGACGAATTTATTGAACAGAGCCTTCACTATTTATCTCAGTTACTCGCTAAACCTGAACTGAAGCAACCAGTTGCTAGCTTGGAAGGCTAA
- a CDS encoding acyl carrier protein, whose amino-acid sequence MDVINDVKQILVSQLQLGDQLSAANEDTPLLGAIPEFDSMAVVTVITALEEQFGFVVDDDEISAEVFESLGSLCEFVQTKA is encoded by the coding sequence ATGGATGTGATTAATGATGTGAAACAAATTCTAGTTAGCCAACTACAGTTGGGTGATCAGTTGTCAGCTGCTAATGAAGATACACCGCTACTGGGAGCAATACCGGAGTTTGATTCAATGGCTGTAGTAACTGTTATCACTGCATTGGAAGAGCAGTTTGGGTTTGTTGTTGATGATGATGAAATCAGTGCTGAAGTTTTTGAGTCGCTAGGTAGTTTATGTGAATTTGTTCAAACAAAAGCTTAG
- a CDS encoding GNAT family N-acetyltransferase yields MLVKFRKLTQELGWLNGLLYLLHTSLNKLTIGRFRIIKYYLYYQPIPETPLLPPNRGKQIEIKTITADDTGCFEHFPRPLTVIKRRFAEQGQCFAAYLKGNFVGYIWISQVDYPEDEVRCLFSPRPVEQTAWDYDVYITPAARLGFAFPKLWQSVNEYLSQQGVKWTLCRISAFNTGSLASHQRLGATRMGAVTFICIGSWQLMLASHAPYIHLSISQRHTPQLLLPIKSTESSVEPIQPS; encoded by the coding sequence ATGCTCGTCAAGTTTCGTAAACTAACCCAGGAATTAGGTTGGCTAAACGGCTTACTTTATTTACTACATACCAGTTTAAACAAACTCACCATTGGTCGGTTCCGAATCATAAAGTACTATTTGTATTATCAACCTATCCCAGAGACACCGTTACTCCCACCCAATCGCGGGAAACAAATCGAGATTAAAACAATCACCGCTGATGACACAGGCTGTTTCGAGCACTTTCCTCGGCCCTTGACAGTAATCAAGCGCCGCTTTGCTGAACAAGGCCAATGCTTTGCTGCTTATCTTAAAGGTAACTTTGTAGGCTATATCTGGATTAGTCAAGTTGACTACCCAGAAGATGAAGTACGTTGCTTATTTTCCCCCCGCCCTGTAGAACAAACCGCCTGGGATTATGATGTTTACATTACCCCAGCGGCCCGACTTGGTTTTGCTTTTCCTAAACTATGGCAAAGTGTCAACGAGTATTTATCCCAGCAAGGAGTAAAATGGACCTTGTGCAGGATTTCAGCCTTTAATACAGGTTCTTTAGCCTCTCACCAACGTCTGGGTGCCACTCGAATGGGAGCTGTTACGTTTATTTGTATTGGCTCCTGGCAATTAATGCTAGCCAGCCATGCACCTTATATACACTTATCAATTAGCCAAAGGCATACACCACAACTGTTACTACCAATAAAATCGACTGAGTCATCTGTTGAACCTATTCAGCCATCTTAA
- a CDS encoding asparagine synthetase B family protein, translating into MGAFALIKESAFSFIEPVSQSLQQQGFQRPIQLTRPGFQLFICPKQVNPISNYYENSHGDFCVSVGTLMYQGLHGEPALRSLLDDFNQRPIPHNRFYGTYCILIYKAGRLFCFTDSLGLYKVYHNEEQTILSSSFLALITATSKPVINKQCVYEYIFQGATYGTDTVINQIATLEPHWLYKLIPNNKTYYRACHPQFKAAYGPLEILVEDNVASLREQFAAINHCFGNKIDTALSGGYDSRLMLAMLREQGTTPRLHVYGKSTDPDVLVAKTICESEHIPLQQVDKQQQLPLSPDALAQQVNQTFYRFDGYPIDGVWDNGQDLATRQQRSEGGRLPLNGGGGEIYRNFFYLPDKSYTVQQFLWSFYSQFDPAMCTQAFQQQFYHRNLADKVKTTLNQARNRLNRTSIEYLYPAFRCRFWAGRNNSLNNRFGLALTPFMEMNSVTTAVNVPIKWKNHGILEARMILNVDPILAGYQSDYGHHFAAVPPLKHKLKDWLTYIRPPKLRQMTYRIKHRRQTLQRPYYLTADYLRQLINIEFPYLSQYVHVDKIKDNEQFNRVCTLELLFQRYNVSSN; encoded by the coding sequence ATGGGCGCCTTTGCCTTGATAAAGGAGTCGGCCTTTAGCTTTATTGAGCCTGTTAGCCAATCGTTGCAACAACAAGGTTTTCAACGACCAATACAACTGACCCGGCCTGGATTTCAACTCTTTATCTGCCCTAAGCAGGTTAACCCTATAAGCAATTACTATGAAAATAGCCACGGGGATTTTTGTGTAAGTGTTGGTACCCTTATGTATCAGGGTTTACACGGCGAACCTGCCTTAAGAAGCTTGCTTGATGACTTTAACCAACGTCCAATCCCCCATAACCGATTTTACGGCACATATTGCATACTTATCTATAAAGCAGGTCGTTTATTTTGTTTCACTGATAGCCTTGGCTTATACAAGGTATACCACAATGAAGAGCAAACCATCTTATCGTCATCTTTCTTGGCTTTAATTACTGCCACCAGCAAGCCTGTAATCAACAAGCAATGTGTCTACGAGTATATTTTTCAAGGGGCAACTTACGGCACAGATACAGTCATTAACCAAATCGCAACCTTAGAGCCCCACTGGCTTTATAAGTTAATCCCAAACAACAAAACCTATTACCGTGCTTGTCACCCTCAGTTTAAAGCCGCCTACGGACCATTGGAGATTTTAGTTGAAGATAATGTAGCCAGCCTAAGAGAGCAGTTCGCCGCTATCAATCATTGCTTTGGCAATAAAATTGATACAGCGTTATCTGGAGGATACGACTCTCGCCTAATGTTAGCCATGCTAAGAGAACAAGGAACCACCCCCCGCCTACATGTTTATGGCAAAAGTACAGACCCTGATGTGCTAGTGGCTAAAACTATTTGCGAAAGCGAGCATATTCCTTTACAGCAAGTCGACAAGCAACAACAGCTTCCACTCTCGCCCGATGCGCTAGCTCAACAAGTGAATCAAACCTTTTACCGGTTCGATGGTTACCCTATTGATGGGGTATGGGATAATGGTCAAGACTTAGCGACCCGTCAGCAGCGCAGTGAAGGTGGCCGATTACCTTTAAATGGTGGTGGTGGTGAGATTTACCGAAACTTCTTTTATTTACCTGATAAGTCTTATACCGTTCAACAGTTTTTATGGAGCTTCTACAGCCAGTTTGATCCAGCCATGTGCACCCAGGCATTTCAACAACAGTTTTATCATCGAAATCTAGCTGATAAGGTCAAAACCACTCTCAATCAGGCTAGAAATCGTTTAAACCGCACCTCAATTGAATACTTATACCCGGCTTTCCGTTGCCGGTTTTGGGCTGGCCGCAATAATAGCCTGAATAATCGTTTCGGCTTAGCCCTTACCCCTTTTATGGAAATGAACAGTGTAACAACCGCAGTGAATGTGCCAATCAAATGGAAAAACCACGGTATATTAGAAGCACGGATGATTCTTAATGTTGACCCCATTCTAGCTGGTTATCAGTCGGATTATGGTCACCATTTTGCTGCAGTTCCCCCCTTAAAACACAAACTTAAAGATTGGCTGACATATATCCGCCCTCCCAAACTAAGACAGATGACGTATCGGATTAAACATCGACGCCAGACATTACAGCGTCCTTACTATTTAACGGCAGATTATTTACGCCAGCTGATTAATATTGAGTTTCCCTATCTTTCTCAATATGTTCATGTTGATAAAATTAAAGACAACGAGCAGTTTAACCGAGTTTGTACATTAGAGTTATTATTTCAGCGCTATAATGTAAGTAGCAACTAA